From the genome of Streptacidiphilus rugosus AM-16, one region includes:
- a CDS encoding ATP-binding protein, producing MTGRLGDQLARRRDQRFAGRQAQCGAFQELLQRSTGAVVHLHGPGGIGKSVLLHRFAALGAAAGRTVVWLAPDRPGPEPLPTGKGQLLLLDVGRPGVTDAAALCERLLPTLPDDTLLVLADRELPPLAWRVDPAWQGLLHSMPLGPLDREDSHELLRLRQVPAAEHDRILEAAGGHPLALALAADLWHQSGSGPTQLTGSPRVVHELLARLLEHVPTPGHRLALEASSQVLVTTEPLLAHLLQVPDAREVFDWLRELSAMHAGRLGLAPHDLVRRALDAELRWRDPDRHRELGRRAAGYYQQFFDRGDLARQQAVLSDFAFLHRDNPAVATLLAPLPDGVASGGALAAPWLERLAVRPATAADQSQLRAMTRRQEGPESAELLRAWCARPGTEVLVVAEPGGRIEGFCAALTLDAAFDGTGLPPDAAAPSDPAVTAARAWLCDPDGGDLRPGEHALLVRHWMSRDRYQAPSPVQLLITLTLTHRSLVRNRPALTLLAFSDPESWQPGCGYADFVRLPQADFTTDAHRFGVFVHDWRRTPPLTWLSLLTARQEADDPGSVTAPEAPPATRLLSHEDFAAAVRLALRGLGRAGGLSDTPLLHSRLLADHVGGAADDPAQDADALRTVLLDAAGRLRASPLDRNAYRALHHTYLQPAPSQQRAAEILALPMSTYRRHLAKGVERLTELLWQQETAQPARS from the coding sequence GTGACGGGACGGTTGGGGGACCAGCTCGCCCGACGGCGCGACCAGCGGTTCGCCGGACGGCAGGCGCAGTGCGGGGCCTTCCAGGAGCTGCTGCAGCGGTCGACCGGAGCGGTGGTCCACCTGCACGGGCCGGGCGGGATCGGCAAGAGCGTGCTGCTGCACCGGTTCGCGGCCCTGGGCGCCGCGGCCGGGCGGACCGTGGTCTGGCTCGCGCCGGACCGCCCCGGCCCCGAACCGCTGCCCACCGGGAAGGGCCAGTTGCTGCTCCTGGACGTCGGCCGTCCGGGCGTCACCGACGCGGCGGCCCTGTGCGAGCGACTGCTGCCGACGCTGCCGGACGACACGCTCCTCGTGCTGGCCGACCGGGAGCTGCCGCCGCTGGCCTGGCGGGTCGATCCCGCCTGGCAGGGGCTGCTCCACTCCATGCCGCTCGGCCCGCTGGACCGGGAGGACAGCCACGAATTGCTGCGGCTCCGGCAGGTGCCGGCCGCCGAGCACGACCGGATCCTCGAAGCCGCAGGCGGCCACCCCCTGGCCCTCGCGCTGGCCGCCGATCTGTGGCACCAGTCCGGATCGGGTCCCACCCAGCTGACCGGCTCCCCGCGGGTGGTCCACGAGCTGCTGGCCCGGCTGCTGGAGCACGTGCCCACCCCGGGGCACCGTCTCGCGCTGGAGGCGAGCTCCCAGGTCCTGGTCACCACCGAGCCGCTGCTGGCCCACCTGCTCCAGGTGCCCGACGCCCGCGAGGTGTTCGACTGGCTGCGCGAGCTGTCGGCGATGCACGCCGGGCGTCTGGGGCTGGCCCCGCACGACCTGGTCCGCCGGGCCCTCGACGCCGAACTGCGCTGGCGCGACCCGGACCGCCACCGCGAGCTCGGCCGTCGCGCGGCCGGCTACTACCAGCAGTTCTTCGACCGCGGCGACCTCGCCCGACAGCAGGCGGTGCTGAGCGACTTCGCCTTCCTGCACCGCGACAACCCGGCCGTCGCGACCCTGCTCGCCCCGCTCCCCGACGGCGTCGCGTCCGGCGGGGCACTCGCCGCCCCTTGGCTGGAGCGCCTCGCCGTCCGCCCGGCCACGGCGGCGGACCAGTCGCAGCTGCGCGCCATGACGCGACGCCAGGAGGGCCCCGAGTCCGCCGAGCTGCTGCGGGCGTGGTGCGCCCGCCCCGGCACCGAGGTGCTGGTCGTGGCCGAACCCGGTGGCCGGATCGAGGGGTTCTGCGCCGCGCTCACGCTCGACGCAGCCTTCGACGGTACCGGGCTGCCTCCCGACGCCGCCGCGCCGAGCGATCCGGCCGTGACCGCCGCGCGCGCCTGGCTGTGCGACCCCGACGGCGGCGACCTGCGGCCCGGCGAGCACGCCCTGCTGGTGCGGCACTGGATGAGCCGCGACCGCTATCAGGCGCCCTCGCCCGTGCAACTGCTGATCACGCTGACGCTGACCCACCGCTCCCTGGTCCGCAACAGGCCGGCCCTGACCCTGCTGGCCTTCTCCGATCCGGAGAGCTGGCAACCCGGTTGCGGCTACGCCGACTTCGTCCGCCTGCCGCAGGCCGACTTCACCACCGACGCCCACCGGTTCGGCGTCTTCGTGCACGACTGGCGGCGCACCCCGCCGCTGACCTGGCTCAGCCTGCTCACCGCCCGTCAGGAGGCGGACGACCCGGGCTCGGTCACCGCGCCGGAGGCCCCGCCGGCCACCAGGCTGCTCTCGCACGAGGACTTCGCGGCCGCCGTCCGGCTGGCGCTGCGCGGCCTCGGCCGCGCGGGCGGCCTGAGCGACACACCCCTGCTGCACTCGCGGTTGCTGGCCGACCACGTCGGCGGGGCCGCGGACGACCCCGCTCAGGACGCGGACGCGCTCCGCACGGTGCTCCTGGACGCCGCCGGACGGCTGCGCGCGTCACCGCTGGACCGCAACGCCTACCGGGCCCTGCACCACACCTACCTGCAGCCCGCGCCGAGCCAGCAGCGCGCCGCCGAGATCCTCGCGCTCCCGATGAGCACCTACCGCCGCCACCTGGCCAAGGGCGTCGAGCGTCTGACCGAACTCCTCTGGCAACAGGAGACCGCACAGCCCGCGCGCAGCTGA
- a CDS encoding nuclear transport factor 2 family protein — MTTDTNIEIITACYESFLKGDADGILAALSEGVDWGVETTTTAAPWYGTRIGKAEVAAFFGEFATAMDVEEFTPLVYAASGDDVLTVVRCRARHRTGGRMVTMDLHHHFTLRDGLIVRYRGTEDTAQVAALFLDD; from the coding sequence ATGACCACGGACACCAACATCGAGATCATCACCGCGTGCTACGAGTCGTTCCTCAAGGGCGACGCGGACGGCATCCTCGCGGCGCTCAGCGAGGGCGTGGACTGGGGCGTGGAGACCACCACGACCGCCGCGCCCTGGTACGGGACGCGCATCGGCAAGGCCGAGGTCGCCGCCTTCTTCGGGGAGTTCGCGACCGCGATGGACGTCGAGGAGTTCACCCCGCTGGTGTACGCGGCCAGCGGCGACGACGTGCTGACCGTGGTGCGCTGCCGCGCCCGGCACCGGACCGGCGGCCGCATGGTGACCATGGACCTGCACCACCACTTCACGCTGCGAGACGGGCTGATCGTCCGCTACCGGGGCACCGAGGACACCGCTCAGGTCGCCGCGCTGTTCCTCGACGACTGA